One window of the Alligator mississippiensis isolate rAllMis1 chromosome 5, rAllMis1, whole genome shotgun sequence genome contains the following:
- the LOC132250793 gene encoding histone H2B 5: protein MPEPAKSAPAPKKGSKKAVTKTQKKGDKKRRKSRKESYSIYVYKVLKQVHPDTGISSKAMGIMNSFVNDIFERIAGEASRLAHYNKRSTITSREIQTAVRLLLPGELAKHAVSEGTKAVTKYTSSK from the coding sequence ATGCCGGAGCCTGCTAAGTCCGCGCCCGCCCCTAAGAAGGGTTCCAAGAAAGCCGTCACCAAGACCCAGAAGAAGGGCGACAAGAAGCGGCGCAAGAGCCGCAAGGAGAGCTACTCCATCTACGTGTACAAGGTGCTGAAGCAGGTGCACCCCGACACCGGCATCTCGTCCAAGGCCATGGGCATCATGAACTCCTTCGTGAACGACATCTTCGAGCGCATCGCCGGCGAGGCGTCCCGCCTGGCGCACTACAACAAGCGCTCGACCATCACGTCGCGGGAGATCCAGACGGCCgtgcggctgctgctgcccggggaGTTGGCCAAGCACGCCGTGTCGGAGGGTACTAAGGCTGTCACCAAGTACACCAGCTCCAAGTAA